The following proteins come from a genomic window of Lachnoclostridium phytofermentans ISDg:
- a CDS encoding exonuclease SbcCD subunit D — protein MKFMHLSDLHIGKRVNEFSMIEDQTYILQKILELADEEKPDAVLIAGDVYDKNLPTIEGVNLLDDFLSDLHKRKIPVFMISGNHDSAERLNFASRILRNNEVYIAGTYQGEIARYTLNDGHGPVNIYLLPFVKPAIASVYHEGIESYHDAVKAILAAAKVNKAERNILVAHQFVTAGDISPECCDSENISVGGLDNVDVSVFDDFEYVALGHLHGPQRIGRDTVRYAGSPLKYSFSEAKQKKSVTMVTIDTKGEIKQEYIPLIPLRDMRQLKGPIDELLNPKNYHNGNTKDYIHATLTDEEEIYDAIGRIRSIYPNVMRIEFDNSKTKPNETAKLVAEDVIRKDPLCLFEEFFKNQNNVSMSDEQNEIMKKLLFE, from the coding sequence ATGAAATTTATGCATTTATCGGACTTGCATATTGGAAAAAGAGTAAATGAGTTTTCAATGATAGAAGACCAGACATATATCTTACAAAAGATTTTGGAACTTGCAGATGAGGAAAAACCAGATGCAGTACTGATTGCTGGTGATGTGTACGATAAGAATCTACCGACGATAGAAGGAGTTAATTTGTTAGATGATTTCTTATCAGACTTACATAAACGTAAGATTCCAGTATTTATGATTAGCGGAAATCATGATTCTGCTGAGCGACTTAATTTTGCAAGCCGTATTTTAAGAAATAATGAAGTTTATATAGCAGGTACTTATCAAGGGGAGATCGCGCGATATACATTAAATGATGGACATGGTCCAGTCAATATCTATCTGTTGCCATTTGTAAAGCCTGCCATTGCTTCGGTGTATCACGAGGGAATAGAGTCCTATCATGATGCGGTGAAGGCGATTCTTGCAGCAGCGAAGGTAAATAAAGCGGAGAGAAATATTCTTGTGGCACATCAATTTGTAACCGCAGGGGATATTTCACCAGAGTGCTGTGATTCTGAAAACATATCAGTCGGAGGGCTTGATAATGTCGATGTAAGTGTATTTGATGATTTTGAATATGTTGCATTAGGACACCTTCATGGACCACAGCGAATTGGAAGAGATACGGTTCGTTATGCAGGTTCTCCACTAAAATACTCCTTTTCGGAAGCGAAACAGAAAAAATCTGTAACTATGGTAACGATTGATACCAAGGGGGAGATTAAACAGGAATATATTCCTTTGATTCCATTAAGAGATATGCGTCAGTTAAAAGGGCCAATTGATGAACTTCTGAATCCGAAGAACTACCACAATGGGAATACAAAGGACTATATTCATGCGACATTAACTGATGAAGAGGAAATCTATGATGCAATTGGACGGATTCGTAGTATTTATCCAAATGTAATGCGGATTGAATTTGATAACAGTAAGACAAAGCCAAATGAGACAGCAAAACTGGTAGCTGAGGATGTTATTAGAAAAGACCCTCTTTGTTTATTTGAAGAGTTTTTCAAGAATCAGAATAATGTTTCTATGTCCGACGAGCAGAATGAAATCATGAAAAAACTACTGTTTGAGTAA